TCGCCACGTGAACAAGTTTTCATTTGGATGGTGCGAATCAAGTTGGAATTCcggatttcaaaattaagaaatccTCCGTCCATCACATGTACACCACACTAATATTGATGTCCAATTAAGGGTCTATATTTTTAGCGTAAAATGCTTAGAAGTAAAATAATGGAGAAATAATATATTACTTATCCTATCTTATTTGTATATTTTTGGTATAAAATGATGTGTTCTATTATAAAACCTTACATCCCTTCTTTTATACTTTCTAATTTCTATAGATCTAACTCTGTAATTAAATATAGGGAAAAGGCTCTCTGATCCTAAGATCGTATACTATGTCTTCTCACAtgtattataataataatttttaaagATAGGagtaaaaatgattaaaaaagagGGTATAGAGTACTttgcttgcttagagaaccctcaCCCTTAAATATAGGGCACATGGATATTGTTGTCACCAAGTAGCTAACctaagaagttgtaactttACTTATTTATCCCTAGAAAGTTATTTTATCagttttttaaaatgaaataatgataagtcactttcaatttattttaaaaccttttttttattatcaataattaaaataacttttgagaataagactaGGGACAAAAAGTAATGTTAtaatcttattgtaaccaaccttgattacaacaaaattttccCTTAGATATATTACaacctttatttttaattctattGAATTTACGTCGAACCTAAATCACTTTCCAACCATGTGGTTTGATAATTTAAGATTTTCAGTGGTTAACATTTGGATAAGTGGTCAATTATAGTTACATATGTATGGGCATAAATGCCCTtctaaaatgaccaaaaacacCCCCATTTATGTTACATTAATGCAAGCCCATGTTAAACTATGCATGCAATGTGGATGTGGGAAGTAATGATAGATACCAGATCAAATGTATGAAGGGATTTTGTTGCAACAGTCACCATGCCACCTTCAAATAATTTGACTCAACATTTTGGTAAAGTTGACATCATTGTGGTGACTACCCTAAAGATTTTTTTGGCAGATTTTTAAAGTTCAAAGTAGGTAAATGTTTTCAACTAATTATAGAAATAattctttcattaaaaaaagagaaaaagaatattatCGAGTATTGTGGCCCCGCGTCCACACACAAGAGCATATAAAAATACTACTCCACCCCCTAAGAAATAAAAATCTCATCAATATTGATGTCCCTACGCGAACTCTCATCATCTCCCACACTGGTGCAACTATCTCTCGccctaaaaaatatatagaaataaTTCATCCATAATCTCTAGATATGAGTGGCAAAGGATCTCTAGTACACCAAATTTTTTGTGCCCTCAATTGACTTCCATTGTGTGAAGCATGCCAAACCTGTTTTTCTAAATGGCATGCTTCTTCGGTGTTTAGATTTAGAAGGGCAGAAGCAATTGTATGAGGAAATACTAGATTGGAGTTCCTTGCTCAGGTAAACCAATATCAGCTTGCCACGTggcttaaaaaaaaacatgcatgTCTCGTCCAAGTGCAGGATTCTAAGCTCTGAATCTTGAAACTTGGAATGCAGATTTTATCAATGGAAGCACGACCCATGAaactcttctctttctctttctggaaatcttttctttcttgttcatTAGTCTGAGCTTTCTTGCGATTCTTTCACCAAAGACGTACTCTTaatgtgaaaaaaaaacagCTTCTGCTGCTTCGTCCATGTTTACAGTTTCGTGATCATCTCCATTAGTGCATATCCCTCCGGTTCTCAAGGTTAATCCGGGATAGAGCGATGGCGATTACTAATTATAGCGATGATGATAAAAAGGAAGCTTCATCACCTCTTGATGCTCCTTTTGCATCTGTTCATAAAAATATCTCATCAGATGCTGCTCCTCAAGCTTCCACATCTGTTAATAATTATATCTCATCAGCTGCTTCTTTAAACTCTGTTGCCTCCCACTCTGGTTTAGGTCCTTCAGTTGCTGTCTACCCAACACCAGCACCAAGTCCGGCTCCGGTGTCGGAGTTTGATCCACCATCACAACCACAACAACATCATGGTCTGACGACTATTTCATTCACGGCAATTATCGTAATACTTGTTGTTATTGGGATCGCTATTATAATTGGGGTGGTTGTACTGATTATTCGTTTCAGGAAGTTTTTAAAAGTTGGAATTACCCACTCAGGACTGCTCAAGTGTGAGTTTctatcttccttcttctttcttcaattcttaaatTTATAGTTTTTGAAATtattttagaaattttttttttctttctcttttgtagtcattttttgaatttcagcatatattttggttgaaattaaaaatatttgatTGTACTTCCTTACTTCTGCAAATAATTAACTTATAGCTTACCTTTTAGAAGGATCTATTGTTGTGTGTTAAATGAGGGCAGGACTTGGTACAACAGTAAGGtggctccattgtgaccaagtggtcaagGGTTTGAGTCTAGAAACAGTTTCTCGACGaaaagcaggggtaaagctGCGTACATTACCCCTGTTActaagtggtcacgggttcgaatTTAAACAAGCTTTTCCCAATTTCTACTTTGCTTTGCCCAATCTATAAGCTGATTAAATAGAAAAGATCCCTTTAGGGCTAAGATCCCAATATAGTCTATCTTGAAAATCTTCATTACTATGGGGAATGTGGAGAATGCTTTCAACCTCCTGGAAAGAAAATAGGGACCTAATCCTTGCAACTTTCCATTGATCAGGAGAGGTGATGAGATGAGATCAGAAACCCAAAATCCAGAACTAGGAGCACGTTTAGGTGTATGACTTAGCACACTTATAGTTGCAACAATTCTGGAGAAGATCCTTCTTAATCTAACTAGGGTGTTTGCGTTGAAAGAAGCTGAGGACATTATAGATGaaataaggggaaaagaagGGGCCTGGTGGCATGGCTCCTATGTCCAGACATAGGAGGTGACTTTGCCCATGAAATAATTTAGTGATGGATGAAGATCAATATAGGGGCTTCCATGATTTCTATTCATAGAATACACTAACTAGTACAGAACATACACACATAGATCGGGTTTTGAGCTGGTCAAATAGTGAGTTGgggtatttgtttttttttttttttttttttcactcgaTGGCTTGTTTCAGTGGGTTTTaaacctagtttggtcatgaaagttggtatacaatctattttaggccatttaaacataatgACACTGCCAaacattgaaaaatcaaaatacaaataggagtttcactttaGTGGAAAAGTAGGATAGACACTTATgtcagaaaccaggacaaatacttatttatgcctaatatcatttaagtaaatgaaatttgtatttcatttacttaagatattattcataaataagtaaataccctctatttgaatctaataaaaataattaaaaaattaaatttcaaaaggaaaaaaaatcaactcccaattcaagaacaaaaactggattttcgacgttagttgtaattttttgttttctaatgctagggtttttctcaaaaaataaaaatttcataaatcttaataaagtaaaacattgctaaaaccaaacgtgtggtaaaatattcatttgttttgatgggcaaaaaaaaaatgttcattaagagtgattttgacaacattgacgcacaccaaattaaattTAACCATatataattccttcaatataaatcaatataaatcagatttaggtggttttgttggaaagctttctttTGGTACACCCCACCCCACACCAACCCAATAGTgtgtaatcttgtaattttcccaaatataAATCTAGATTGGTTCAACTGTAACTTTGGCTTAGGGTGGCTGGCCCTCTCCTAGAACCCTCGTTATTGTTGGGCTCGGCTGACTCCACTCCCGGTCATTACATTATAAGGAAAACCAAGAAGGGTTTCTGCTTCGCAGAAATGGCGCAGATATTTGGCTACACAGCTCTAAGGCAGTTGTCTCAGATGTTTGCAGCAACCATCTTCTTCCACAGTTCAGAGTACATTCTAGCAATTGCCATTCATGGCAGATTCAATGTAACCCTAAGCTCTCTTCTGGTCAGCAATCAATATCTCTTAGCAATGACCTTTTCGTTGCTGGAATACATTATTGAACTTGTTCTACTTCCTGGGTTGAAGGAATACTGGTGGGTCAGCAACACTGGTCTTGTTCTCATGGTGATTGGTGAGGTAATTCGCAAATCTGCGGTTCTAACAGCAGGTCGTGCGTTCACCCACATGATCAAAATCCGTCGTGGAGACCATAAAAAATTGGTCACTCATGGAATCTATAGATTCATTCGTCATCCGGGGTTACTGTGGATTTTTTATATGGGCTATTGGTACTCAAGTGATGCTCTGCAACCCATTTTGTACAGTTGGTTTTGTTTGGTTCTTTGGCGCTTTTTCTCAGAACGGATAAACTATGAGGAATATTACTTGAAGAAGTTTTTTGGATCTCAGTATGTGGAGTATTCGCGTCGAGTTCCATCTGGATTGCCATTTTTGAAATGAATACCTGCAAAGTTTCTGAGCCTTTGCAGAATTGTTCGCTAAAGAAATGCCCAAATCAGAATTGCTAAAGAAATGCCCAATTCAGAATCTGTACGTGTTCAAGGAGGTGGACAGCATCTGAGAAACATGGAGGATAGAGATTGCCAGGGTTGTGGCCACCAATTGGGTAaacattgaattgaaaaataacTACAAAAAAATAGATCCAAAGGTTTTGTTTTACCATTTTTTAGTGTGGTGGGGATTCAGCTTCTGTGCTAGTGTTGTATTTTAAATATTCATGGGGGGAGATAGTATGGTTCCTTCTACTCTGTTGCTGATCATTTCTGAGAATCGCTTTTTTAATGTATTGCCCAAATGTTCTTCAGTAAGAAGAGAGGTTAGGGTCAAAATGAGTGAAATAATCTAGAGGGCTGCCTTCCCACTTGTACAATGGAGCCATTGACGCTATGTTGCTACCTCTGTTTGAACTGGGGCTGTGTACAttgtctttcatttttttttttcctattaaaataaataacattTATGCCTCACGTTTGAAACTATGAGCTTTATCTAGATTATATGtgatttatttctttgttttgctcCTGCTACTTGCTACTAGAGATCTCGTTCTTCAGGAGAGAAGCTTCACATTACATGcttaattttcattttgtgtTATAATTTAATGGATGGCTCTGCGTAGCCTCATTCTTGATCTTGACACTTCACTTGTGGATAATCTTAAAATGATGGTAGTATTATTCTACATTACTTAAGTTTTTGGAaccaatttctctttttcaccGTCTCATGTAAAACTGCTAATTGAGATGGTTAATAGTTCTGAAAATTTCTAATTCATTTCCCGGTTGTGTTCAATGTATTCAGATAATGGTGGTCACTCTCAACAATCACAACAATGTTCTCAAGCATCACAGAATCATGTTGTCAAAATTCCACCAGATCCCTCTCCTGCATCAGGAGTTGCATCAAAACAATCAAAGTCTCCAACTGGCATTCGAATGCCCCAAACACCACGTTTGCCTCCAGTGAACAATAATGTCGCATACAATTCCAGATCTGAGAATCGATTCTCACGACGATCTGTCTCTGACTTAAGTTTAATGTTCATGTTCACATATGAAGAATTAGCAGTGGCAACCAATGACTTCTCAGAAACTAACTTGCTAGGAGAAGGTGGTTTTGGGTATGTACATAGAGGAATCCTCCAAAATGGCAAAGAAGTTGCTGTTAAACAGCTTAAAGATGGAAGCTCACAAGGGGAGCGTGAGTTTCAGGCAGAGGTCGAGATTATAAGCCGTATACACCACAGGCATCTTGTTTCCTTGGTTGGGTTCTGCATTGCTGGAGCCGATAGAATGCTCGTTTACGAGTTTGTTCCAAACAAGACATTAGAGTTTCACTTACATGGTAAGTCTTACCTCATGGTAAATTTCCCACTTTTTCTGTTTTCTGAAGTTTCAGAATGTATAGCAAAACCATATGGAGAATTCATTATCTTTGTAATTAGAACAAAGGCAAGAATTCTCTGAGCTGCCAGGTTATCCTACACATCCTCTCACAGAGAATAATTAAATCAATTTTCTgaggaaagggaaaaaataaataaaaaattctgtgAGGGAGCGTAGGAACCCTGGTGGTTCAGAGATACTTTTCCCTTAAAACAATATTTTCTCTAAGTTCTCCTCATCACCTTTCTGCATAGTTTTCATTCTCCTCTGTGTTACTGGAATTGTTTCCCCCTTAAGTTCTATTTATTCATAGCTGCGTTATTTGGAGTCTGCAAAGAATGCTGCTTACGATCTGTTATTTACTGCTCGTCTACTTCTAGGAGAGGGGAGACCAACCATGAACTGGGCTACCAGATTAAAAATTGCTCTGGGCTCTGCAAAGGGACTTGCATACTTACATGAAGATTGTAAGCATTTATATATTTTGCACTTTTTATTATTGGTATGCGTTTCTTTCTTACTGAGCATATTCATCTGCAGGCAATCCTAAGATCATTCATCGTGATATCAAAGCAGCTAATATCCTTCTTGACTTTAAATTCGAGGCAAAGGTAGATTATATGGCCATATTTAgtagccttcttcttctagtctATGATATCACCACTTGTGTACTTCGTAATTTTAGGATCCTGCTGTGAAATTGGATTCATGACTGTAATGATTCTGAAGCATCTATGCCCTCTTTATGAATTGAAAGTTACGTGATCAATCAATTGTAGAAGCAATTGTTAATTTTCCTCCTGCTCTATGCTCCTTATGACATCCTTGGAATGTAAGCTTTTCCTTCAATGATGGTTTCTTGATGGGAGGGAATTGAAGGTTTTTGATAAATTCTTGAATCTTGCTGTGTTGGATGATGGCTAAGGATGGTTTGGAGGCTTGTAATGGAGTTTATGTAAGCTATTTGGTTGTAGGCCatagaatgaagaagaaagtaGAAGGTAGAAACCCAAAAGCCACCTTCATGGCAAAGGGAAcaatacacacacacaaactcTCATTATGACATGAAATAAACTAGattcaatcaaaattcaaacAGAAAAAACTAGGATGGTTATCAAGAGTAACCCTTTCTATTATTTATGCTCTGTCTGAACAAGTTAATTATAATGCCCTTGCTAGtaaagaattgaaggagttttaAATGGGGAGAGCACTAGCACCACATATTAAATGCATGTAGCAAGCTATGTATCCTACTGCTGCATGGTGCTCATTTAATGTGCATAGTCTTATCATTCTTCCTTTTAAATAGC
The nucleotide sequence above comes from Telopea speciosissima isolate NSW1024214 ecotype Mountain lineage chromosome 3, Tspe_v1, whole genome shotgun sequence. Encoded proteins:
- the LOC122653600 gene encoding proline-rich receptor-like protein kinase PERK1, whose amino-acid sequence is MYSDNGGHSQQSQQCSQASQNHVVKIPPDPSPASGVASKQSKSPTGIRMPQTPRLPPVNNNVAYNSRSENRFSRRSVSDLSLMFMFTYEELAVATNDFSETNLLGEGGFGYVHRGILQNGKEVAVKQLKDGSSQGEREFQAEVEIISRIHHRHLVSLVGFCIAGADRMLVYEFVPNKTLEFHLHGEGRPTMNWATRLKIALGSAKGLAYLHEDCNPKIIHRDIKAANILLDFKFEAKVADFGLAKVISDVNTHVCTRVMGTFGYMAPEYASSGKLTEKSDVFSFGVMLLELITGRRPVISVKSFMDEGLVDWARPLLARALEDGNYDTLVDPKLQKDYDPNEMGNMIACAAACVRHSAHLRPRMCQVIHALEKDIHLAGSGDSSMRSEHKMVDGSHGPIEYDTVQYKEDMNKFRKVALGSMQIGRDD